The following are from one region of the Rosistilla carotiformis genome:
- a CDS encoding DUF3386 family protein yields the protein MMNRIYFLHLIAATTLVAASFGRAEESQTATAKPAATATDKTARDAMQAAHDARLAWIDFPGFTADVRVQTDGVAHSGSILVTDDFDYELSISDDAIQPWVNSKLRSVIGHRRPGSAATEVKLAESGASADFGLFVARLDGSGTFRIQDGLIREVHRKNDSHWFEITNVEFFDAGNGKVLPETSSVTYRDPKTGDITKNVVNRFTWTSVGDFLLPEGCLTIETSADGGRQTRQLQFTKHKLSQNAPPQKAKLLSSSKLHRPLPESLTSFGAAVVGEYLYVFSGHSGDAHGFGKDLLVEHFRRIKFDDPAAQWEELAMHQSAQSTALVTDGKYIYRVGGLSFLTGETESEAIFNSTDHFARYDIEADKWTDLAKLPEPRSSLDAAVVDRKVYAVGGWNLQGKDGSRDAPWNETVSVFDLDQPDAGWKTIDGPGYKLRAASVAEHDGKLYVLGGISPGGFLRKTSVYDPSTCTWSEGPEMVGDSPMTGFATSTFAVGGHLYSTGASGVVYRLKSDGQAWENADRLLYPRMFLRLLPVGEDRLIALGGTGASGAGRLSVVESLRVDPNKQPGEKLVSWTVPYTGKAKHSQALVLDGTTLYAMGGNASRKPHDFSREAFVAEAFAFDIANQSVTPLPEMPFPVQSGAGVVNRQTSEHKTIVVAGGMNFGEKEFHSIDSVLQFDPEAKKWSVAETKLPVPRAMAEAVAHDDALWLFGGSDAGGDQGLARSVLHWWGDQSEIGALPEVQLPHPRRSFGGAKIGNEYFLIGGLGDGTGIESTVDVFDMEQRTWRTAPSPSASRVFPTVCVDGKKIYLFGGFSNDEGHFAPCSKLEVYDSETDAWSTLAESLEGVDASMNLFNMSGRLLFFGIDRNNDELAQFHLYDPNPAAVPEKIAAMSFGGRRGGNEAAKNAKMLMRKDVDKDGKLSREELGKRMADFAAAADSDGDQLISFTEAKAKMEADAAAEKEAAAESDSKAEKKNDKEPKRAKGKKSKAATGSAEAAQAKADALQRDADAAQRKADQAQRDADKVRRSAS from the coding sequence ATGATGAACCGAATCTACTTTCTGCACCTGATCGCTGCGACAACCCTTGTTGCAGCGTCTTTCGGACGCGCCGAAGAGAGCCAAACGGCGACCGCCAAACCGGCTGCGACCGCAACCGACAAAACCGCTCGCGATGCCATGCAAGCCGCTCACGACGCGCGGCTGGCCTGGATCGACTTTCCCGGCTTCACCGCCGACGTCCGCGTGCAAACCGATGGCGTCGCGCACTCCGGATCGATCCTCGTCACCGACGACTTCGATTACGAACTGTCGATCTCCGACGACGCGATCCAACCCTGGGTGAATTCAAAGCTGCGTTCGGTGATCGGGCATCGCCGCCCCGGTAGCGCGGCGACCGAAGTGAAACTTGCAGAAAGCGGAGCTTCGGCAGATTTTGGACTCTTCGTCGCCCGGCTCGATGGCAGCGGCACGTTCCGGATCCAGGACGGCTTGATCCGCGAGGTGCACCGCAAAAACGATTCGCATTGGTTTGAGATCACCAACGTCGAGTTCTTCGACGCCGGAAATGGCAAGGTCTTGCCCGAGACGTCATCGGTGACCTACCGCGATCCCAAGACGGGAGACATCACGAAAAACGTCGTCAACCGATTCACTTGGACCTCGGTCGGCGACTTCCTGTTGCCCGAGGGCTGCCTGACGATCGAAACATCGGCCGACGGCGGTCGTCAAACTCGCCAGCTGCAATTCACCAAGCACAAGCTTTCGCAAAACGCTCCACCGCAAAAAGCGAAGCTCCTGTCGAGCTCAAAACTGCATCGCCCGCTCCCCGAATCGCTCACCAGTTTTGGTGCCGCCGTGGTGGGAGAGTATCTGTACGTCTTCAGCGGCCACAGCGGCGACGCGCACGGCTTCGGAAAAGACCTGTTGGTCGAACATTTCCGTCGTATCAAATTCGATGATCCCGCGGCGCAGTGGGAAGAACTTGCGATGCACCAATCGGCTCAAAGCACCGCTTTGGTGACCGACGGCAAATACATCTACCGTGTCGGTGGGCTCTCCTTTTTGACAGGAGAAACGGAATCCGAAGCGATCTTCAATTCGACCGACCACTTCGCTCGCTATGACATCGAAGCGGATAAGTGGACCGATCTGGCAAAGCTGCCCGAACCGCGCTCCTCGCTGGATGCGGCGGTCGTCGATCGCAAGGTCTATGCCGTTGGCGGATGGAATCTGCAGGGGAAAGACGGTTCGCGCGATGCCCCTTGGAATGAAACGGTCAGCGTCTTTGATCTCGATCAACCCGACGCGGGTTGGAAAACGATCGATGGCCCCGGTTACAAGCTGCGTGCCGCATCGGTCGCCGAGCACGACGGCAAGCTGTACGTCTTGGGAGGCATCAGTCCCGGCGGGTTCCTTCGCAAAACGTCGGTCTACGATCCGTCGACATGCACTTGGTCCGAGGGCCCTGAAATGGTTGGCGACAGCCCGATGACAGGATTTGCCACGAGCACCTTCGCCGTCGGCGGGCACCTCTACTCCACCGGCGCTTCGGGCGTGGTCTACCGCTTGAAGAGCGACGGACAAGCGTGGGAGAACGCCGATCGGCTGCTGTACCCTCGGATGTTCCTGCGTTTGTTGCCTGTGGGCGAAGATCGCTTGATCGCCTTGGGTGGAACGGGAGCGTCCGGCGCCGGGCGACTGTCCGTCGTCGAATCGCTGCGAGTCGATCCCAACAAGCAACCAGGCGAGAAATTGGTCTCCTGGACGGTTCCTTATACTGGCAAGGCAAAACACAGCCAAGCATTGGTGCTCGACGGAACGACTCTTTACGCGATGGGAGGCAACGCCAGTCGCAAGCCGCACGATTTCAGTCGAGAGGCATTTGTCGCCGAAGCGTTTGCGTTTGACATCGCCAACCAATCGGTGACGCCATTGCCCGAGATGCCCTTTCCCGTGCAAAGCGGCGCCGGCGTGGTCAACCGCCAGACCAGCGAACACAAGACGATCGTCGTCGCTGGCGGGATGAACTTTGGCGAAAAGGAATTCCATTCGATCGACTCGGTTCTGCAGTTTGATCCCGAGGCGAAAAAGTGGTCGGTTGCCGAAACCAAACTGCCCGTGCCGCGAGCGATGGCCGAAGCGGTCGCTCACGACGACGCCCTCTGGTTGTTTGGCGGCAGCGATGCCGGTGGCGACCAAGGGCTTGCCCGAAGCGTGTTGCATTGGTGGGGCGACCAGTCGGAGATCGGGGCATTGCCGGAGGTCCAATTGCCACACCCTCGTCGTTCGTTTGGCGGTGCCAAGATCGGCAACGAATATTTCCTGATCGGTGGACTGGGAGATGGAACGGGGATCGAATCGACCGTCGACGTCTTCGATATGGAACAGCGAACGTGGCGAACCGCCCCATCCCCTTCGGCCTCGCGCGTCTTCCCGACCGTCTGCGTCGACGGAAAGAAGATCTATCTGTTTGGTGGCTTTAGCAACGACGAAGGTCATTTCGCCCCATGCTCGAAGCTGGAGGTTTACGACAGCGAAACCGACGCCTGGAGCACGCTGGCCGAATCGTTGGAGGGTGTCGATGCATCGATGAACCTGTTCAACATGAGCGGCCGGTTGTTGTTCTTCGGGATCGACCGCAACAACGACGAATTGGCTCAGTTCCATCTCTACGACCCCAACCCCGCCGCGGTCCCTGAAAAAATTGCGGCGATGAGTTTTGGCGGTCGTCGCGGCGGCAACGAAGCAGCGAAAAATGCCAAGATGCTGATGCGAAAAGATGTCGACAAAGATGGCAAGCTGAGCCGTGAAGAGCTTGGCAAACGGATGGCAGACTTTGCTGCCGCAGCCGATTCCGACGGCGATCAATTGATCAGCTTCACCGAGGCGAAAGCGAAGATGGAAGCCGACGCAGCGGCGGAGAAAGAGGCTGCGGCGGAGTCGGACTCGAAGGCGGAGAAGAAGAACGACAAGGAGCCTAAACGGGCGAAGGGAAAGAAGTCGAAAGCAGCCACCGGTTCTGCGGAAGCGGCACAGGCCAAAGCCGATGCGTTGCAACGCGACGCCGACGCGGCTCAGCGAAAAGCGGACCAAGCCCAACGCGACGCCGATAAGGTGCGACGTTCCGCGTCCTAG